The Pseudarthrobacter defluvii DNA window GCGGCGTGGCCCGCTCCGCCCAACTCCTGGACGCAGGGTTCCCGCGACGTGAACTCTTACGGCTCACCGGGCTGGGTGCCACCCAACCCCGGCGCGGCATCTTCGTTCTGCCCAGCTGCGACGAAGGCCTCCTCACAGCAGTCTTGAACAACGGCCGACTGACCTGCGCCAGCGCCGCCGGCCACTACGGGCTCTGGCTTCGCACACCTCCCCCGCAGCCGCACCTGGCCTGCGGCCACGGCCACGGCATCGGGTTTATCCGGCACCGCACCGTGAGGTTCCCCGGTCATCCGTCCCTGCCCGTGGCCGCCGTGGAAGATGTGGCACTTCATCCCCACTTACACCCGCACCAAAAGCGCTCCGCGGAAGTGCATCCCGCGCAAACCAGCGGCTCCCATAAGGACCACCATAGGTAACTGGGCAGGAATGTACGGCCAGAAGAATTACCGGCTGGCCGCGGGGACCAGGACCCAGAGCACCTCGACCGGCTTGTCCGTGGGGTTGACCCACGTGTGGGGTTCGCGGCCCGGGAAGGTGACCGTGTCCCCAGTATCGAGGTCGTATTCCTCGTTGGTGAGGATCAGCTTGATGGACCCCTTGACGACATGCAGGACGTCCACGTCGCAGTCCACGGCATAGAGCTCGGATTCGCCCCGGCCGTGCGGTTCGATGACCGCCTGGATGATCTGGACCCGGCGTTCGGACCGGGCTGTCAGCAGGCGCTCCACGATGCCCTGCCCGCCGAGCGAGATCCGCGGACCCTCATTGCGCTTGGTCAGGTGGGTTTCCGGGGCAATAAAAAGATCGCCAATGGAGATGGACAGCACCTGGCACAAAGTCACCAGGGAGGCGACCGAGGGTGAGGTCAGGTCCCGCTCCACCCGGCTCAGGAAGCCCTTGGTCAGCCCGGTGGCGTCGGCCACCTGCTCGATGGTGAGCCGCTGGGACTGCCGGGCGGCCCGGATCCTGGAGCCGATGGCAACCGGGACGTTGCTCGGCTCAACTGGCAGTGCCTTCATCTTCGAACCTTT harbors:
- a CDS encoding helix-turn-helix domain-containing protein, whose product is MKALPVEPSNVPVAIGSRIRAARQSQRLTIEQVADATGLTKGFLSRVERDLTSPSVASLVTLCQVLSISIGDLFIAPETHLTKRNEGPRISLGGQGIVERLLTARSERRVQIIQAVIEPHGRGESELYAVDCDVDVLHVVKGSIKLILTNEEYDLDTGDTVTFPGREPHTWVNPTDKPVEVLWVLVPAASR